One Candidatus Aquicultor sp. DNA segment encodes these proteins:
- a CDS encoding protein-S-isoprenylcysteine O-methyltransferase, with the protein MTLYLKFFYAIGLVAGSFIRSTMRKQSKQSKAESKHETKLDIFLVFFQLFGMIILPAIYLVTPLFNFADYKLPVWMGLLGMAIFIAGLWLLWKSHADLGKNWSPELRIREEHSLVTNGVYRYIRHPMYGAHWVWGIAQVFILQNWIVGPATLITFAPFYFYRIPHEEQMMLEQFGESYTNYIKKTGRVIPSLLKAIKTS; encoded by the coding sequence ATGACACTTTACTTAAAATTCTTCTACGCAATTGGCCTGGTAGCGGGCTCATTTATACGTTCTACAATGCGTAAACAATCGAAACAGAGCAAAGCCGAATCGAAGCACGAGACGAAACTAGACATATTCCTGGTATTCTTCCAGCTCTTCGGAATGATCATCTTGCCGGCGATCTACCTGGTAACACCGCTTTTCAATTTTGCCGACTACAAACTTCCGGTTTGGATGGGCCTCCTCGGTATGGCGATATTTATCGCGGGATTGTGGCTGCTCTGGAAATCGCACGCTGATCTCGGTAAGAATTGGTCGCCTGAGCTTCGTATTCGTGAAGAACATTCGCTGGTTACTAATGGGGTTTATCGCTATATCCGCCATCCCATGTACGGGGCGCACTGGGTTTGGGGTATCGCACAGGTTTTCATCCTACAAAACTGGATCGTCGGCCCGGCTACGCTCATCACCTTTGCGCCATTTTACTTCTACCGGATTCCGCATGAAGAGCAAATGATGCTTGAGCAATTTGGTGAATCGTATACAAACTATATTAAAAAGACAGGTAGAGTTATCCCCTCGCTTCTCAAGGCTAT